From the Anabas testudineus chromosome 23, fAnaTes1.2, whole genome shotgun sequence genome, one window contains:
- the il17rel gene encoding putative interleukin-17 receptor E-like isoform X2, protein MILWVTLLLSHYCLSLNEAAAERTTLERIEKCATRCSQGLQCKPKANDLFPPPCQSHAEVLNASSVFRNISLSTVMSCQGRQKCSLHLRIKTVLQLTEHIHGVSMCTVTAGMLMNCRTFSFTRASRERMSGLQVEVENDCTDVSPNQQVQVMVKTVPNYCGITWTGAYDAPKCSSEDLRRHVPECITGRLSYEVDTERKEISVNVSDMLEDHNYHLRLCHKDFICVGKGASTLIKKEEPKKRVVFPYSRPLPCLCIEGWSAVVDAPRVQVCPFKDRLEELWFGVTFDPLEQTLSWEPACPVSAVVALCQKREDGVCVALPHTTQNVSREKIEFTKVDPHPQLCIKFTSGSQSWTRCPFAEGRFQAWEVVVKRQQGHEEVKMLAQTTATFSVGLCVRSAESGLCQITETHTVHVEKHKAVGLNLTGELCSSCLQVKRLNVNYAVPVIYCLDQCNQSLPRRPVPVNQLSFDLTWVIVPAGVCLSGVIIVALVLHILLTVYQRRKQKRCQDKKQIDSALECVVPALQTQPGLHGGILVPDSPHCGNAEKATLISN, encoded by the exons ATGATTCTATGGGTTACCTTGCTGTTGTCTCACTACTGCTTGAGTCtgaatgaagctgcagcagaacgCACAACACTGGAGAGGATAGAGAAATGTGCCACCAGGTGCTCtcag GGCCTTCAGTGCAAGCCCAAGGCAAATG AtctgtttcctcctccatgCCAGAGCCACGCTGAAGTTCTCAACGCCTCATCAGTGTTCCGCAACATCAGCCTTTCCACGGTCATGAGCTGTCAGGGAAGGCAGAAGTGCTCACTACACCTCAGAATCAAAACGGTGTTGCAGCTTACTG AGCACATCCACGGCGTGTCCATGTGCACCGTCACCGCGGGCATGTTGATGAATTGCCGAACCTTCAGCTTCACAAGAGCGTCGAGAGAGAGAATGTCTGGACTGCAG GTGGAAGTCGAGAACGACTGCACTGATGTCTCGCCGAACCAGCAAGTGCAAGTAATGGTGAAAACTGTGCCAAACTACTGTGGCATAACCTGGACCGGTGCCTATGATGCTCCCA AATGCAGCAGTGAGGATTTGCGAAGACACGTCCCAGAATGTATCA CTGGTAGACTCTCGTACGAGGTcgacacagagaggaaggagatcAGCGTCAATGTGTCCGACATGCTTGAGGATCACAACTACCACCTTCGTCTGTGCCACAAAGATTTCATCTGTGTTGGCAAAGGGGCCAGTACACTG aTAAAGAAGGAGGAACCCAAGAAGAGAGTCGTCTTCCCTTATTCCAGACCTTTACCCTGCCTCTGTATCGAG GGCTGGTCAGCTGTGGTGGACGCCCCCAGGGTCCAGGTGTGCCCTTTCAAAGACC GTCTTGAGGAACTTTGGTTTGGAGTTACCTTTGACCCCCTGGAGCAGACGCTATCATGGGAGCCTGCCTGTCCAGTGAGCGCTGTTGTCGCATTGTGTCAGAAAAGAGAGGATGGCGTCTGTGTGGCTCTGCCTCACACCACCCAGAATGTTAGCAGAGAAAAG ATAGAATTCACTAAAGTGGATCCACATCCTCAGCTGTGCATAAAG TTTACTTCAGGCTCTCAGTCCTGGACCCGGTGCCCTTTTGCTGAAGGGAGATTCCAAG CATGGGAGGTGGTGGTGAAAAGACAACAAGGTCACGAAGAAGTGAAGATGCTGGCACAGACCACAGCGACTTTTTCTGTGGGGCTCTGTGTGAGATCTGCAGAGTCTGGTTTGTGCCAgatcactgaaacacacaccgTGCATGTG gAGAAACATAAAGCTGTTGGCTTAAACCTGACAGGAGAACTATGCAGTTCTTGTCTTCAG GTGAAGAGGCTCAATGTGAATTATGCTGTACCAGTTATTTACTGTCTTGATCAATGCA ATCAGTCACTGCCTCGCAGACCTGTTCCTGTCAATCAACTCTCTTTTGACTTGACCTGGGTCATTGTTCCAGCTGGCGTTTGCCTCTCTGGTGTAATAATTGTTGCACTGGTGCTCCACATACTGTTAACCG TGTatcagaggaggaaacaaaaaagatgTCAGGATAaaaagcaaatag ACTCTGCTCTTGAATGCGTGGTCCCTGCATTACAAACTCAACCTGGCCTCCATGGAGGCATCCTCGTACCCGATTCACCCCATTGTGGGAACGCTGAGAAGGCCACCTTAATCTCTAACTGA
- the il17rel gene encoding putative interleukin-17 receptor E-like isoform X1, whose translation MILWVTLLLSHYCLSLNEAAAERTTLERIEKCATRCSQGLQCKPKANDLFPPPCQSHAEVLNASSVFRNISLSTVMSCQGRQKCSLHLRIKTVLQLTAEHIHGVSMCTVTAGMLMNCRTFSFTRASRERMSGLQVEVENDCTDVSPNQQVQVMVKTVPNYCGITWTGAYDAPKCSSEDLRRHVPECITGRLSYEVDTERKEISVNVSDMLEDHNYHLRLCHKDFICVGKGASTLIKKEEPKKRVVFPYSRPLPCLCIEGWSAVVDAPRVQVCPFKDRLEELWFGVTFDPLEQTLSWEPACPVSAVVALCQKREDGVCVALPHTTQNVSREKIEFTKVDPHPQLCIKFTSGSQSWTRCPFAEGRFQAWEVVVKRQQGHEEVKMLAQTTATFSVGLCVRSAESGLCQITETHTVHVEKHKAVGLNLTGELCSSCLQVKRLNVNYAVPVIYCLDQCNQSLPRRPVPVNQLSFDLTWVIVPAGVCLSGVIIVALVLHILLTVYQRRKQKRCQDKKQIDSALECVVPALQTQPGLHGGILVPDSPHCGNAEKATLISN comes from the exons ATGATTCTATGGGTTACCTTGCTGTTGTCTCACTACTGCTTGAGTCtgaatgaagctgcagcagaacgCACAACACTGGAGAGGATAGAGAAATGTGCCACCAGGTGCTCtcag GGCCTTCAGTGCAAGCCCAAGGCAAATG AtctgtttcctcctccatgCCAGAGCCACGCTGAAGTTCTCAACGCCTCATCAGTGTTCCGCAACATCAGCCTTTCCACGGTCATGAGCTGTCAGGGAAGGCAGAAGTGCTCACTACACCTCAGAATCAAAACGGTGTTGCAGCTTACTG CAGAGCACATCCACGGCGTGTCCATGTGCACCGTCACCGCGGGCATGTTGATGAATTGCCGAACCTTCAGCTTCACAAGAGCGTCGAGAGAGAGAATGTCTGGACTGCAG GTGGAAGTCGAGAACGACTGCACTGATGTCTCGCCGAACCAGCAAGTGCAAGTAATGGTGAAAACTGTGCCAAACTACTGTGGCATAACCTGGACCGGTGCCTATGATGCTCCCA AATGCAGCAGTGAGGATTTGCGAAGACACGTCCCAGAATGTATCA CTGGTAGACTCTCGTACGAGGTcgacacagagaggaaggagatcAGCGTCAATGTGTCCGACATGCTTGAGGATCACAACTACCACCTTCGTCTGTGCCACAAAGATTTCATCTGTGTTGGCAAAGGGGCCAGTACACTG aTAAAGAAGGAGGAACCCAAGAAGAGAGTCGTCTTCCCTTATTCCAGACCTTTACCCTGCCTCTGTATCGAG GGCTGGTCAGCTGTGGTGGACGCCCCCAGGGTCCAGGTGTGCCCTTTCAAAGACC GTCTTGAGGAACTTTGGTTTGGAGTTACCTTTGACCCCCTGGAGCAGACGCTATCATGGGAGCCTGCCTGTCCAGTGAGCGCTGTTGTCGCATTGTGTCAGAAAAGAGAGGATGGCGTCTGTGTGGCTCTGCCTCACACCACCCAGAATGTTAGCAGAGAAAAG ATAGAATTCACTAAAGTGGATCCACATCCTCAGCTGTGCATAAAG TTTACTTCAGGCTCTCAGTCCTGGACCCGGTGCCCTTTTGCTGAAGGGAGATTCCAAG CATGGGAGGTGGTGGTGAAAAGACAACAAGGTCACGAAGAAGTGAAGATGCTGGCACAGACCACAGCGACTTTTTCTGTGGGGCTCTGTGTGAGATCTGCAGAGTCTGGTTTGTGCCAgatcactgaaacacacaccgTGCATGTG gAGAAACATAAAGCTGTTGGCTTAAACCTGACAGGAGAACTATGCAGTTCTTGTCTTCAG GTGAAGAGGCTCAATGTGAATTATGCTGTACCAGTTATTTACTGTCTTGATCAATGCA ATCAGTCACTGCCTCGCAGACCTGTTCCTGTCAATCAACTCTCTTTTGACTTGACCTGGGTCATTGTTCCAGCTGGCGTTTGCCTCTCTGGTGTAATAATTGTTGCACTGGTGCTCCACATACTGTTAACCG TGTatcagaggaggaaacaaaaaagatgTCAGGATAaaaagcaaatag ACTCTGCTCTTGAATGCGTGGTCCCTGCATTACAAACTCAACCTGGCCTCCATGGAGGCATCCTCGTACCCGATTCACCCCATTGTGGGAACGCTGAGAAGGCCACCTTAATCTCTAACTGA
- the LOC113163313 gene encoding protein phosphatase 1H-like: protein MLTRVKSAVAGFMGGIMAGGSSGGGGNPGSELPMKFPYMRPEFLGLCLDEIECSADHIARPILILKETRRLPWATGYAEVINAGKSALNEDQACCEVVVARRRPMSYCPPSTPSKTPTAKRRNSLPNGEGLGLRMEHSRLGEDSEGLVFHYWALFDGHAGSGAAVVASRLLQHHIACQLQAVIEILRNVTSLPPTVLGEEPDNNPYLQGNTPGPHRALTRAASLRGAAGAPGSPCNTPPPPRFFTEKKIQHESLVIGAIENAFKEMDAQIEREKQVYNITGGCTALTVVYLLGKLYVGNAGDSRAIIIRNNEIIPMSTEFTPESERQRLQFLGFMQPHLLGNEFTHLEFPRRVQRKEVGKRMLYRDFTMSGWAYKTIEDEDLKFPLIYGEGKKARVLATIGVTRGLGDHDLKVHDSNIYIKPFLSCCPEVKVYNLMQYEHGADDVLVMGTDGLWDVLSNQEVAEAVTTFLANCDPDDLHRYTMAAQDLVMRARGVLRDRGWRITNERLGSGDDISVFIIPLMYGNRQP from the exons ATGCTCACCCGGGTCAAGTCCGCCGTAGCCGGGTTCATGGGTGGAATCATGGCCGGTGGGAGCTCCGGCGGAGGGGGCAACCCAGGTTCCGAGCTGCCGATGAAATTCCCTTATATGAGACCCGAGTTCCTCGGACTGTGCCTGGATGAGATCGAGTGCTCGGCGGACCACATAGCCCGGCCCATCCTCATCCTGAAGGAAACCAGGAGATTACCGTGGGCCACCGGATACGCTGA GGTAATTAATGCTGGTAAAAGTGCGTTAAATGAGGACCAGGCATGCTGTGAAGTGGTGGTGGCCAGAAGGAGGCCAATGAGCTACTGCCCTCCCTCCACGCCCAGCAAGACCCCCACTGCCAAGAGACGCAACTCCCTGCCCAACGGAGAGGGCCTGGGCCTCCGCATGGAGCACAGCAGACTGGGAGAG gacaGCGAGGGACTCGTGTTTCACTACTGGGCTTTGTTCGATGGTCACGCTGGTTCAGGCGCAGCAGTGGTCGCCTCCCGTCTGCTCCAGCACCACATCGCCTGCCAGCTCCAGGCCGTCATTGAGATTCTGCGCAACGTGACCTCCCTGCCACCCACTGTGCTGGGCGAGGAGCCCGACAACAACCCCTACCTCCAGGGAAACACCCCAGGCCCTCACCGTGCCCTGACAAGAGCCGCTTCGCTGCGCGGGGCTGCAGGGGCGCCGGGTTCTCCCTGCAACACTCCACCACCCCCTCGTTTCTTTACGGAGAAGAAGATCCAGCATGAAAGCCTGGTGATTGGAGCCATAGAGAACGCCTTCAAAGAGATG GATGCCCAGATCGAGAGGGAGAAACAGGTTTATAACATCACAGGAGGATGCACGGCTCTCACTGTGGTTTACCTGCTTGGAAAACTATACGTTGGGAATGCAGGTGACAGCAG GGCTATCATAATTAGAAACAATGAGATCATTCCCATGTCGACTGAGTTCACACCAGAATCAGAAAGACAGCGACTCCAGTTCCTG GGTTTCATGCAGCCTCACCTGTTAGGAAATGAGTTCACGCACCTGGAATTTCCCCGGAGAGTACAGAGGAAGGAGGTAGGCAAGAGGATGCTCTACCGGGACTTCACCATGAGCGGATG GGCGTATAAGACCATTGAGGATGAAGATCTCAAGTTTCCATTAATATATGGGGAAGGAAAGAAG GCACGGGTACTGGCCACCATCGGTGTGACTCGCGGGCTCGGAGACCATGACCTCAAAGTTCACGACTCCAACATCTACATCAAGCCGTTCCTTTCCTGTTGCCCTGAG GTGAAGGTGTATAACCTCATGCAATATGAGCACGGAGCTGATGATGTGCTCGTAATGGGAACGGACGGACTCTGGGACGTCCTCTCCAACCAGGAAGTAGCCGAGGCAGTGACTACTTTCCTAGCCAACTGTGACCCCGATGACCTGCACAG GTATACAATGGCAGCACAGGACCTGGTGATGCGAGCGCGTGGCGTGCTGAGGGACAGGGGCTGGAGGATCACCAACGAGCGCCTGGGCTCTGGAGATGACATCTCGGTCTTCATCATACCTCTGATGTACGGAAACCGTCAGCCCTGA